The Leptospira brenneri genome includes a window with the following:
- a CDS encoding UDP-N-acetylmuramate dehydrogenase, with amino-acid sequence MLVQNNIPLAPLTTFRLGGEAKFFVSIKTTEDLSKALEFCTKEKKSYFVLGGGSNTIFRDSGFPGVILQMQIPGIRCLDANEDFAIFQVGAGVPWDQFVEFTVKQGLAGIECLSGIPGSVGASPIQNIGAYGQEVKDSILKVECMNPSGELITISKDDCKFRYRNSEFKSGVYKDYIVTSVTFQLSKLASPCFRYPEVKNAWENFFSNLNLNNPPNNDLRVFQMETLRNLVIQLRKKKSMILDEKDPNTRSAGSFFTNPILSEKEVEIFLKTAKNHGFENPPVYPESPGFKKLSAAWLIENSGIQKGTKYPGGVGISENHCLGLINIAGTTSALLDMAESVRQSVFDKFSVRLEMEPVVRP; translated from the coding sequence ATGTTGGTGCAAAACAATATTCCTTTGGCTCCACTCACTACATTTCGGTTGGGTGGTGAAGCAAAATTTTTCGTCTCAATCAAAACAACGGAAGATTTATCCAAGGCACTTGAGTTTTGCACAAAGGAAAAAAAATCTTATTTTGTTTTGGGTGGTGGATCGAATACAATTTTTCGGGATTCTGGATTTCCTGGTGTTATACTTCAAATGCAGATTCCAGGAATCCGATGTTTGGATGCAAATGAGGATTTTGCTATTTTTCAAGTAGGTGCCGGCGTTCCTTGGGATCAATTTGTTGAATTTACAGTAAAACAAGGATTAGCTGGAATTGAATGCCTTTCTGGAATTCCCGGTTCCGTAGGTGCATCTCCCATTCAAAATATTGGAGCTTATGGCCAAGAAGTCAAAGACTCTATTTTAAAAGTAGAATGTATGAATCCATCGGGGGAATTGATTACTATTTCCAAGGATGATTGTAAGTTCCGTTACCGGAATAGTGAATTTAAATCCGGAGTTTACAAAGATTATATTGTTACATCTGTTACGTTTCAATTATCAAAACTAGCTTCTCCTTGTTTCCGTTATCCTGAAGTAAAAAATGCCTGGGAAAATTTTTTTTCCAATCTAAATCTTAACAATCCACCTAACAATGATTTGCGTGTTTTCCAAATGGAAACACTTAGAAATCTTGTCATCCAACTTCGAAAGAAAAAATCAATGATCCTGGATGAAAAAGATCCCAATACCCGATCTGCTGGTTCTTTTTTCACGAATCCGATTTTATCGGAAAAAGAAGTAGAGATATTCTTAAAAACAGCTAAAAATCATGGTTTTGAAAACCCACCGGTATATCCTGAGTCTCCAGGATTCAAAAAACTTTCGGCTGCTTGGTTAATTGAAAATTCAGGAATCCAAAAAGGGACAAAATATCCGGGTGGAGTGGGCATCTCAGAAAACCATTGTTTAGGTCTAATCAATATAGCGGGAACAACATCCGCACTTTTAGATATGGCTGAATCAGTCAGACAGAGTGTATTTGATAAATTTTCCGTTCGATTGGAAATGGAACCGGTCGTAAGACCCTAA
- the mltG gene encoding endolytic transglycosylase MltG has protein sequence MNSKLKKYLILSGLGVALLLVLALIGFFVIDEIKGGAVGDGQNKYELIIDSGEPSSSVVRELAAAGMIKSSVYFNYLMKFTRAGNKIKQGVYDINDGMSSRKILDVIISGKVKLVNFTVPEGYNNRQIGDLLVSKKLAVSREEFLKVAQSPALITKYNIPAKTLEGYLFPETYSVPLNYPLERITEMMIKRFYKKLESIPEAKDIKPADLHFRVVLGSIVEREAVRKEERPMMAGVFLTRIEKNINLESCATIQYLFDKPKKRLFESDLKIVSPYNTYINGGWPPGPISNPGLPALIASFKPEKSDKLFFLLKPDGSHYFSATFKEHLEAKKKFIDVLYQ, from the coding sequence ATGAACTCAAAACTTAAAAAATACCTGATTTTATCAGGACTTGGTGTTGCCTTACTACTTGTTTTAGCATTGATTGGGTTTTTCGTAATAGACGAAATCAAAGGTGGGGCAGTAGGTGATGGTCAAAATAAATATGAACTCATTATAGATTCAGGAGAGCCTTCTTCGAGCGTTGTGCGAGAGTTAGCTGCTGCTGGAATGATCAAGTCATCAGTTTATTTCAACTATCTGATGAAATTTACACGAGCTGGTAATAAAATTAAACAAGGGGTCTATGATATTAATGACGGAATGAGTTCCCGTAAAATTTTAGACGTCATCATTTCCGGAAAAGTCAAACTTGTAAACTTTACTGTTCCTGAAGGATATAACAATCGTCAGATTGGAGATTTGTTAGTTTCTAAGAAACTAGCAGTCTCTCGGGAGGAGTTTTTAAAAGTAGCTCAGAGTCCTGCTTTAATTACTAAGTACAATATCCCGGCAAAAACTTTGGAAGGTTATTTATTTCCAGAAACTTATTCTGTTCCTTTAAATTATCCTTTAGAAAGAATTACTGAAATGATGATCAAACGCTTCTATAAAAAACTAGAATCGATTCCAGAAGCAAAAGACATCAAACCAGCAGACCTTCATTTTCGAGTGGTTCTTGGATCCATTGTGGAAAGAGAAGCAGTAAGAAAAGAAGAAAGGCCAATGATGGCCGGTGTTTTTCTCACTCGCATAGAAAAAAATATCAATTTAGAATCATGTGCGACCATTCAGTATTTATTTGATAAACCCAAAAAGAGACTTTTTGAATCTGATCTAAAGATTGTATCTCCTTATAATACTTATATCAATGGTGGATGGCCACCTGGACCAATTTCTAATCCTGGTTTACCGGCACTCATTGCTTCCTTCAAACCAGAGAAGTCGGATAAACTATTTTTCCTTCTAAAACCAGATGGTTCACATTATTTTTCTGCAACCTTCAAAGAACATTTGGAAGCAAAAAAGAAATTCATCGATGTATTATATCAATAA